A single window of Flavobacterium sp. 140616W15 DNA harbors:
- a CDS encoding PD-(D/E)XK nuclease family protein, producing the protein MTEIYFLDKIAKVIIEDYLGKLAETTIVLPNKRAKIFLVEALKKQIQNTVISPKIISIEEFIQDIASVRSIDSIELLFEFYEVYLSITEKKNQQSFELFANWGKTLLQDFNEIDRYLLDPSHVLSYLKDIEDIKKWGIEVENKTQLLENYIDFWKLLPSYYESLYTHLLNKQIGYQGLIYREAVNNIDHFTNSVQNQHFVFAGFNALNAAEEKIIQHLIASEQAKIYWDIDKTFLNDPYHDAGLFVRRFKQDWKYYKANPFEWILDDFSQSKNIQVIGTPKSIGQAKITGSIIEEIITNNPGSSLDKVAVVLGDENLLVPLLYALPSSVGALNITMGYSSKNNPTQILIAKLFKMHTNALSRNGVSYVFYYKDVLDILTHPLIEPYANVKGLVKKINQNNYTFITHSKIIELNENHSDLFLLLFQKWDSGSVAVLNNISKLLLQIKENLSNDSEEDKIAKTFVFAIFKVINKLINYYSQHQHIDKIETLYAIYKQVIEVAEVSFEGEPLNGLQIMGVLESRVLDFDTVIVTSMNEGKFPAGKSMNSFIPYDVKRELGLPTFKEKDAIYTFHFYHLLQRAKNIYLLYNTESEGLDAGERSRFITQLEVEKKPKHNLTHEIYNAVLPETAYEPMVIPKSEAVMIRLKEIASAGFSPSALTSYIRNPIQFYFQKILRIREVEEVEENIALNTLGTIIHETLKALYDPFIGKFISESDILNCFKLLDNEVLKQFKLVYKEGEIKKGRNLLAFEVAKRNVSNFLKVELECIKDGDAIKILAIEETFERTLTHPSLPFPVLIKGNVDRIEQRNGIIRIIDYKTGKVDKANVILKNWDGLIADIKNDKIIQVLAYAFMYENNANGLPIEAGIISFKNLKSGFLPFGFKEEKDVNMIINDEIMHNYLEQIVLLLNEILDITIPFEEKI; encoded by the coding sequence ATGACAGAAATTTACTTTTTAGATAAGATTGCAAAGGTTATAATTGAAGATTATTTAGGCAAATTGGCTGAAACTACAATTGTTCTACCAAATAAAAGGGCCAAAATTTTTCTTGTCGAAGCTTTAAAAAAACAAATACAGAATACGGTTATCAGTCCGAAGATAATTAGTATTGAAGAATTTATTCAGGATATAGCCTCCGTACGGTCAATTGATTCAATAGAATTATTGTTCGAGTTTTATGAGGTGTACTTGTCAATTACGGAGAAAAAAAACCAACAGTCTTTTGAGTTGTTCGCTAATTGGGGGAAAACATTATTGCAGGATTTTAATGAAATCGATAGATATTTATTAGATCCATCACACGTACTTTCTTATCTTAAGGATATTGAGGATATTAAAAAATGGGGAATAGAGGTTGAAAATAAAACTCAATTATTAGAGAATTATATAGATTTTTGGAAGTTGCTACCTAGTTATTACGAATCTTTATATACTCATTTGCTTAATAAACAAATTGGATATCAAGGATTGATTTATAGAGAAGCGGTGAATAATATAGATCATTTTACGAATTCAGTTCAGAATCAGCATTTTGTTTTTGCGGGATTTAATGCTTTAAATGCTGCGGAAGAAAAAATTATTCAGCATTTAATAGCTTCTGAGCAGGCTAAAATATATTGGGATATTGATAAAACTTTTTTAAATGATCCCTACCATGATGCAGGATTATTTGTTAGACGTTTTAAACAAGATTGGAAATATTATAAAGCAAACCCCTTTGAATGGATATTAGATGATTTCTCTCAATCTAAAAACATACAAGTTATTGGTACGCCAAAATCAATTGGACAAGCAAAAATAACAGGAAGTATAATTGAAGAAATTATTACTAATAATCCAGGTTCATCATTAGATAAAGTAGCTGTAGTATTAGGTGATGAAAATTTACTAGTACCACTTTTATATGCTTTACCATCTTCTGTGGGAGCTTTAAATATTACAATGGGGTATTCAAGTAAGAATAATCCAACTCAAATTTTGATTGCAAAACTGTTTAAAATGCATACTAATGCATTGTCTAGAAATGGTGTTTCTTATGTTTTTTATTATAAAGATGTTTTAGATATCTTAACACATCCTTTGATTGAGCCATATGCCAACGTAAAAGGATTGGTGAAAAAGATAAATCAAAACAATTATACTTTTATAACTCACTCTAAAATTATTGAGCTTAATGAGAATCATTCAGATTTGTTTTTGTTGCTTTTTCAAAAGTGGGATTCCGGTTCAGTAGCAGTTTTAAACAATATTTCAAAACTCTTACTCCAGATAAAGGAGAATCTAAGTAATGATAGTGAAGAAGATAAAATTGCGAAGACGTTCGTTTTTGCTATTTTTAAGGTAATTAATAAGTTGATTAATTACTATTCTCAGCACCAGCATATTGATAAAATAGAAACACTCTATGCTATTTATAAACAAGTTATAGAAGTGGCCGAAGTTTCGTTTGAAGGAGAGCCTTTAAACGGTTTACAGATCATGGGAGTTTTAGAGAGTCGTGTTCTGGACTTTGATACCGTAATTGTAACTTCTATGAACGAAGGTAAATTTCCAGCGGGAAAATCTATGAACTCGTTTATTCCCTATGATGTTAAACGTGAATTGGGTTTGCCAACATTTAAAGAGAAAGATGCCATTTATACGTTTCACTTTTATCATTTATTACAGCGTGCTAAGAATATTTACTTGCTCTATAATACAGAAAGTGAAGGACTGGATGCAGGTGAGAGAAGCCGTTTTATAACGCAGCTTGAGGTCGAAAAAAAGCCAAAACACAATTTGACTCATGAAATTTATAATGCAGTTTTGCCAGAAACAGCATATGAACCAATGGTTATTCCTAAATCTGAAGCTGTAATGATACGGTTGAAAGAAATTGCAAGTGCAGGATTTTCACCATCAGCATTAACGAGTTATATTCGAAATCCGATTCAGTTTTATTTTCAGAAAATATTGCGAATTCGCGAGGTCGAAGAAGTTGAAGAGAATATTGCTTTAAATACTTTAGGGACTATTATTCATGAAACATTGAAAGCGCTTTATGACCCTTTTATTGGTAAATTTATCTCTGAGAGCGATATTTTAAATTGTTTTAAATTACTAGATAATGAAGTCTTGAAACAGTTTAAGTTAGTTTATAAAGAAGGGGAGATTAAAAAAGGGCGTAATCTTTTGGCTTTTGAAGTAGCGAAACGGAATGTTTCAAATTTTTTAAAAGTCGAACTAGAATGTATCAAAGATGGTGATGCAATTAAAATTCTTGCAATAGAAGAAACTTTTGAAAGAACATTGACACATCCAAGTTTACCTTTTCCAGTTTTAATAAAAGGAAACGTAGATAGAATTGAACAACGTAATGGAATTATCCGGATTATTGATTATAAAACAGGTAAAGTAGATAAGGCTAATGTTATTCTTAAAAATTGGGATGGACTTATAGCCGATATAAAAAATGATAAAATTATTCAGGTTTTGGCATATGCCTTTATGTATGAAAACAATGCAAATGGATTGCCTATTGAAGCTGGAATTATCTCCTTTAAGAACTTAAAATCTGGTTTTTTACCTTTTGGATTTAAAGAAGAAAAGGACGTTAATATGATTATTAATGATGAGATAATGCATAATTATTTGGAACAAATTGTGTTGTTGCTCAATGAGATATTGGATATTACAATTCCTTTTGAAGAAAAAATATAA
- the kbl gene encoding glycine C-acetyltransferase, giving the protein MYGKIKEHLQNELQTIEENGIFKKERIITSAQDAEITISTGEKVLNFCANNYLGLSSHPEVVQAAKDAMDTHGFGMSSVRFICGTQDIHKTLEKKIADFYGTEDTILYAAAFDANGGVFEPLLGENDAIISDSLNHASIIDGVRLCKAARYRYENSNMEDLEQQLIKANDAGARFKLIVTDGVFSMDGLVAPLDKICDLADKYDAMVMVDECHAAGFIGATGKGTLEAKGVMGRVDIITGTLGKALGGAMGGYTTAKKEIVELLRQRSRPYLFSNSLAPAIVGASIKVFELLEKDTVLRDRLEWNTNYFKEGLKKAGFDIIDGDSAIVPVMLYDAKLSQNMANELLKEGIYVIGFFFPVVPKEKARIRVQLSAAHTKDHLDRALEAFVKVGKLLKVV; this is encoded by the coding sequence ATGTACGGAAAAATTAAGGAGCATTTGCAGAATGAATTGCAAACGATTGAAGAAAACGGAATTTTTAAAAAAGAAAGAATAATAACTTCTGCTCAGGATGCTGAAATAACTATTTCTACTGGAGAGAAAGTTTTGAATTTTTGCGCTAATAATTATTTAGGATTGTCTTCACATCCAGAAGTTGTTCAGGCTGCAAAAGATGCGATGGATACGCATGGTTTCGGAATGTCATCTGTACGTTTTATATGTGGAACGCAAGATATTCATAAAACATTAGAGAAAAAGATAGCTGATTTTTATGGAACAGAGGATACGATACTATATGCTGCAGCCTTTGATGCAAATGGAGGTGTTTTTGAGCCTTTGTTGGGGGAAAATGATGCGATTATTTCGGATAGTTTAAATCATGCTTCGATAATAGATGGAGTTCGTTTGTGTAAAGCGGCTCGTTATCGTTATGAGAATAGTAATATGGAAGATTTAGAACAGCAGCTAATAAAAGCGAATGATGCTGGAGCTCGTTTTAAATTAATTGTTACTGATGGAGTATTCTCTATGGATGGACTTGTAGCTCCATTGGATAAAATATGCGACTTAGCAGATAAATATGATGCAATGGTTATGGTTGATGAATGCCATGCAGCTGGATTTATTGGAGCAACAGGAAAAGGAACTCTTGAGGCAAAAGGAGTAATGGGTAGAGTTGATATCATTACAGGAACTCTTGGAAAAGCTTTAGGAGGTGCTATGGGGGGGTATACTACAGCTAAAAAAGAAATTGTAGAATTATTACGTCAGAGATCACGACCGTATTTGTTTTCAAATTCATTAGCGCCAGCAATTGTAGGAGCTTCTATTAAAGTATTTGAGCTTCTAGAAAAAGACACAGTATTAAGAGATAGATTAGAATGGAATACGAATTACTTTAAAGAAGGCTTAAAGAAAGCTGGATTTGATATAATAGATGGGGATTCGGCTATCGTTCCCGTTATGCTATATGACGCGAAATTATCGCAAAATATGGCAAATGAACTTTTAAAGGAGGGTATTTATGTAATAGGATTCTTCTTTCCTGTAGTTCCTAAGGAAAAAGCAAGGATAAGAGTACAATTGTCTGCGGCGCATACAAAGGACCATCTAGACAGAGCTTTAGAGGCATTTGTTAAGGTAGGTAAACTGTTAAAAGTTGTATAA
- a CDS encoding OmpA family protein, whose product MKHLNKLLVAVMMAMGLSSHAQDSNNPWAISFGVNAVDTKTSAGGGHNWADQHFSQAFAAKDNWNILPSVSYIGVSRYIGDNFSVGLQGSVNKIDRYVTFNPAAPGHDSRGYVVSNPGDLMYYGIDATLRYSFMSLIKSKVIDPSLSVGGGYTFFGDSSFGTVNPGAGLTFWFSESIGLSLATTYKKSFGDREDAAGIPDAPSHFQHSAGLTFKFGGKDTDGDGIYDKDDACPDVAGLKQFNGCPDTDGDGIVDASDACPTEFGLAALNGCPDRDGDGVADKDDACPDTFGLAALKGCPDTDGDGVADKDDKCPTVAGPKENGGCPWPDADKDGVLDKDDDCPTVAGPASNRGCPEVTTAVLDDLKVQARAVFFDTGKATFKKGDATTQARLDAIKEILKAYPNAKFSIEGHTDSTGSAKINNKLSQERADAVMNALIERGVSPDNLVAKGFGSSQPVASNKTAKGRAENRRTEIRHIGSKYEGKL is encoded by the coding sequence ATGAAACATCTTAACAAACTTTTAGTTGCTGTGATGATGGCGATGGGGTTAAGTTCTCACGCACAAGACAGTAACAATCCATGGGCTATCTCTTTTGGAGTTAATGCCGTAGACACTAAAACGAGTGCTGGTGGAGGACATAACTGGGCTGATCAACATTTTTCTCAGGCTTTCGCAGCAAAAGACAACTGGAACATTCTTCCTTCTGTATCTTATATCGGTGTATCTAGATACATTGGTGATAATTTTTCTGTAGGATTACAAGGTTCTGTGAATAAAATTGATAGATACGTAACGTTTAATCCAGCTGCTCCTGGTCACGATTCTCGTGGTTATGTAGTTTCTAATCCTGGAGACTTAATGTATTATGGTATTGATGCTACACTTAGATATAGCTTCATGTCTTTAATTAAATCTAAAGTAATCGATCCTTCGTTAAGCGTTGGTGGAGGTTATACTTTCTTCGGAGATAGCAGTTTTGGTACTGTTAACCCAGGAGCTGGTTTGACTTTTTGGTTCTCTGAATCAATCGGTTTATCTTTAGCTACTACTTACAAAAAATCTTTTGGAGATAGAGAAGATGCTGCTGGTATTCCAGACGCTCCATCTCATTTTCAACATTCAGCAGGTCTTACTTTCAAATTTGGAGGTAAAGATACTGACGGAGATGGTATCTACGATAAAGATGATGCTTGTCCAGATGTTGCTGGTTTAAAACAATTCAACGGATGTCCAGATACTGACGGTGATGGTATCGTTGACGCAAGTGATGCTTGTCCAACTGAATTTGGTTTAGCTGCTTTAAATGGTTGTCCAGATAGAGATGGTGATGGTGTTGCTGATAAAGATGATGCTTGTCCAGATACATTTGGTTTAGCTGCTTTAAAAGGTTGTCCAGATACTGACGGTGATGGTGTTGCTGATAAAGATGACAAATGTCCTACTGTTGCAGGTCCTAAAGAAAACGGTGGATGTCCTTGGCCAGACGCTGATAAAGATGGTGTACTTGACAAAGATGACGATTGTCCTACTGTAGCTGGTCCAGCTAGTAACAGAGGTTGTCCAGAAGTAACTACTGCTGTATTAGATGATCTTAAAGTTCAAGCTAGAGCGGTATTCTTTGACACTGGAAAAGCTACTTTCAAAAAAGGAGATGCTACTACTCAAGCTAGATTAGATGCTATCAAAGAAATCCTTAAAGCTTATCCAAATGCTAAATTTAGCATCGAAGGACATACTGATAGTACAGGTTCTGCTAAAATCAACAACAAATTATCTCAAGAAAGAGCTGATGCTGTAATGAATGCATTAATCGAAAGAGGTGTAAGCCCAGATAATTTAGTTGCAAAAGGATTTGGTTCATCTCAACCAGTTGCAAGTAACAAAACTGCAAAAGGTAGAGCTGAAAACAGAAGAACTGAAATCAGACACATAGGTTCTAAATACGAAGGTAAATTGTAA